A DNA window from Siniperca chuatsi isolate FFG_IHB_CAS linkage group LG6, ASM2008510v1, whole genome shotgun sequence contains the following coding sequences:
- the usp24 gene encoding ubiquitin carboxyl-terminal hydrolase 24 isoform X1 → METEEEQHITTLLCMGFPDPDVIRKALRLAKNDINEAVALLTNESPGLGYGYEPMESGPAPGLGSSGDGENSGRTGTGGFDPPPAYHDVVDSEKSNDENGNCSGGSMEFPTTNLYELESRVFTDHWSIPYKREESLGKCLIASTCLARHGLADADENCKRFMDRCMPEAFKKLLTSSAVHKWGTEIHEGIYNMLMLLVELVAERVKQDPVPVNLMGVLTMAFNPDNEYHFKNRMKACQRNWAEVFGEEANMFAVSPSNTYQKEPHGWLVDLVNRFGELGGFTAIQTKLNTDEIEIACVSALVQPLGVGAEYLNSSLVQPMLDPVIHKMITYVQNLEEKDLKDKRLVSIPDLLSAIKLLCMRFQRELVTVVDDLRLDTLLRMLKTPHFSTKMNSLKEVTKLIEESTVSKTVKNAIDTDKLLDWLVENSVLSIALEGNIDQAQYCERIKGIIELLGSKLSLDELSKIWKIQAGQSSTVIENIHTIIAAAAVKFSFDQLTHLFVLIQKSWEVESDRVRQKLLSLIGRIGREARSETTTGKVLEVLWELAHLPTLPTSLVQQALEEHLGILSDAYAVKETVKRSYIIKCIEDIKKTHTQEDSKGSETQSSFLTGTWGKKKANSLVKASQQSSPQAVWVVPALRQLHEITRSFIKQTYQKQDKSIIQDLKKNFEIVKLITGSLVCCHRLAVTAGGNNGLSGSILVDGRYTYQEYLDSHLRFLAFFLQEASLYLVWNRAKELWECLVSGPDVCELDREMCFEWFTKGQHDLESDVQQQLFKEKILKLEPYEITMNGFNLFKTFFENVNLCDHRLKRQGTQLCVERLDLAGMDFIWRIAMETPDEEIANEAIQLIITYSYTNLNPKMKKDSVSLHKKFIADCYKRLEAASSALGGPTLTHAVTRATKMLTATAMPTVATSVQSPSRYRGGFGSTKLVIIERLLLLAERYVITIEDMYSVPRTILPHGASYNGHPVTLHITYESTKDTFTLETHSNETVGSIRWKIAEHLSCPVDNVQIFANDSVLTMNRDQKLLSQLGFSDEQSLTVKSSGTGTPSGSSESSASASSSSSSAVFNSAYALEQEKSLPGVVMALVCNVFEMLYQLANLDESRITLRVRKLLLLIPTDPEVQDALDNFVPKESSVWSHQKTLFQATGSRSPSMASKQQHQPSAASILESLFRSSAPGMSTFRVLYNLEVLSSKLMPTSDDEMAKTSSRSFCENFLKAGGLSLVVNVMQRDSIPSEVDYETRQGVYSICLQLARFLLVGQSMPAVLDDDVIRDGEALSSRPFRNAGRTGRQLSLCGTPEKSSYRQMSLSERSSIRVEEIIPAARVAIQTMEVGDFTSTVACFMRLTWAAAAGRLDLVGSPQPLRETHSSLLPQGVRTRVSSTGSNCSSSSEGETTPTALHAGICVRQQSVSIKDAIIAREALSLLVTCLQLRCQQLCSFYNLPSVNDFIIDILLGSPSGEIRRVACDQLYTLSQSDTSAFAEVQKPNLFLLSVILTAQLPLWSPTSVMRGVNQRLLSQCTEYFDLRCQLLDDLTTSEMEVVKVSAATMLEDEISWLDNFEPSWSSEMETSEADNILLAGHLRLIKTLLSLCGNEKEHLGERTQGPSLIQQLLDDFLFRASRIIINSSNPTPSPAPSHDFHPKCSTASSRLAAYEVLVMLADSSLPNLRLITRELMSMHHQSDPSLCKEFDYLPPVESRSVSGFVGLKNGGATCYMNAVFQQLYMQPGLPEAFLSIEDDTDQPEESVFYQVQSLFGHLMESKLQYYVPENFWKIFKMWNKELYVREQQDAYEFFTSLVDQLDEHLKKMGREQIFKNTFQGIFSDQKICKDCPHRYEREETFMALNLGVTSCQSLEISLDQFVRGEVLEGSNAYYCEKCKEKRTTVKRTCIKSLPSVLCIHLMRFGFDWESGRSIKYDEQIRFPWVLNMEPYTVSGMARQDCSGDGGEGRGDGTSGGSPRKKVTISENYELVGVVVHSGQAHAGHYYSFIKDRRGSARGRWYKFNDNVVEEFDMNDETLEYECFGGEYRPKVYDQSNPYPDVRRRYWNAYMLFYQKISDQNSPVLPKKSRVSIMRQEAEDLTLSAPSSPDVSPQSSPRPPRANNDRLTLLTRLVRKGEKKGLFVEKMPASIYQMVRDENLKFMRNRDVYNSDYFNFTLSLASVNATKLKHPDYQPMAKESLQLAVHFLFHTYLHTKKKLRVDTEEWMATVEVLLSKSCEACQWMVQYLVGPEGREITRVCLLECSVREVRVVVASILEKTLESALHFGDPGLDSLTDALLSLLDKDVPENVKNCAQYFGLFSNFAQRGCDPCQLLLKHSAYRRMLIFLLGPNRQNNQNRRWSPAQAREFLHLHSTLALITLHSDLSPQRTQAPGGFKLRVSNVLSSTPLLPLHADILASLFTPEGQPYLLEVMFAMRELSGPLSLLIEMVTYSSYCNEPFSLGVLQLLKTQLETAPPHELKNIFQMLQELLVMEDPLQSQRLKYAFESEKGLLALMHQSNNVDSRRCYQCVKFLVTLAQKCPPAKDYFKDLSGHWSWAVQWLQKKMTEHYWTPQSNVSNETSTNKTFQRTISAQDTLAYATALLNEKEQSGSSNGSDGSPANENADRSLRQGSESPMMLGDSKSDLEDVDP, encoded by the exons ATGGAGACCGAAGAGGAGCAGCACATAACGACGCTCCTCTGCATGGGTTTCCCAGACCCCGACGTGATACGGAAAGCGCTCCGGCTAGCAAAGAACGACATCAACGAGGCAGTGGCGCTCCTGACGAACGAAAGCCCCGGACTCGGATATGGATATGAGCCGATGGAGAGTGGGCCTGCCCCCGGCTTGGGCTCGAGTGGAGACGGGGAAAACAGCGGGCGGACTGGGACGGGAGGGTTTGATCCCCCGCCCGCATACCACGATGTAGTGGATAGCGAG aAGAGCAATGATGAGAATGGGAACTGCTCCGGGGGCAGCATGGAGTTTCCCACCACAAACCTGTACGAGCTGGAGAGTCGAGTCTTTACCGACCACTGGTCCATACCTTACAAGAGAGAGGAGTCCCTGGGCAAGTGTCTCATCGCGTCCACCTGCCTTGCTCGGCACG GTCTTGCTGACGCTGATGAGAACTGCAAGCGGTTTATGGATCGTTGCATGCCGGAGGCCTTTAAAAAG TTGCTGACCAGCAGTGCCGTACACAAATGGGGCACCGAGATTCACGAGGGAATCTACAACATGCTCATGTTACTGGTGGAGCTGGTTGCAGAGAGGGTGAAGCAGGACCCCGTACCTGTAAACCTGATGGGAGTCCTGACTATG GCCTTCAACCCTGATAATGAGTACCATTTTAAGAACCGGATGAAGGCCTGTCAGAGGAACTGGGCTGAAGTTTTTGGGGAAGAGGCCAACATGTTTGCTGTCTCTCCTAGCAACACCTATCAGAAA GAGCCTCATGGTTGGCTGGTTGATTTGGTGAATCGA ttcGGAGAGTTAGGAGGATTCACCGCCATCCAGACTAAGCTCAACACCGACGAAATCGAGATTGCT TGTGTGTCAGCTCTGGTCCAGCCTCTTGGAGTTGGTGCAGAATACCTAAACTCCAGCCTCGTCCAG CCCATGCTTGATCCAGTCATCCATAAGATGATCACGTATGTACAGAACCTGGAGGAAAAGGACCTTAAAGACAAG CGTCTGGTGAGCATCCCAGACCTGCTGTCGGCCATCAAGCTGCTGTGTATGAGGTTCCAGAGGGAGCTGGTTACTGTGGTGGATGACCTGCGGCTGGACACACTGCTGCGCATGCTCAAAACCCCCCACTTCTCTACCAAGATGAACTCCCTCAAAGAG gTGACAAAGTTAATAGAGGAGAGTACAGTGTCTAAGACTGTGAAAAATGCCATTGACACAGATAAACTTTTGGACTGGCTGGTAGAGAACTCAGTCCTTTCAATAGCACTGGAGG GTAACATTGACCAGGCTCAGTACTGTGAGAGAATTAAGGGAATCATTGAGTTGCTGGGGAGTAAACTGTCGCTGGACGAACTCTCCAAGATCTGGAAAATACAG GCGGGCCAGTCATCAACTGTTATAGAAAACATTCATACAatcattgctgctgctgctgtgaagttCAGCTTTGATCAACTCACCCACCTCTTTGTCCTCATACAGAAG AGCTGGGAGGTTGAGAGTGACCGCGTGAGGCAGAAGTTGCTCAGTCTGATCGGGAGGATCGGCAGAGAGGCTCGCTCTGAAACTACAACTGGAAAG GTGCTTGAGGTGCTGTGGGAGTTGGCTCACCTCCCTACCCTGCCTACCAGTCTAGTTCAGCAGGCGTTGGAGGAGCACCTGGGGATTCTGAGCGATGCCTACGCTGTCAAGGAGACCGTAAAACGCAGTtacattattaaatgtattgaGGACATTAAGAAG ACTCACACTCAGGAGGACAGTAAAGGCAGCGAAACTCAAAGCTCATTTCTTACTGGCACATGGGGCAAGAAGAAAGCTAACTCTTTGGTCAAA GCTTCTCAGCAGAGTAGTCCACAGGCAGTCTGGGTTGTTCCTGCTCTCCGTCAGCTGCACGAAATCACCCGTTCTTTCATCAAGCAGACCTATCAGAAGCAAGACAAG AGCATCATCCAGGACTTGAAGAAGAACTTTGAGATCGTCAAGCTGATCACGGGCTCCCTCGTGTGCTGCCATCGGCTGGCTGTGACCGCTGGGGGAAATAACGGCCTCTCAGGCTCAATTCTGGTGGATGGACGATACACCTACCAGGAG TATCTGGACAGCCACCTGCGCTTCCTGGCCTTCTTCCTCCAGGAGGCCAGCCTCTACCTGGTCTGGAACAGGGCCAAGGAGCTCTGGGAGTGCCTGGTGTCAGGGCCGGATGTCTGTGAACTTGACCGTGAG ATGTGTTTTGAGTGGTTCACCAAAGGACAACATGACCTCGAGAGTGATGTTCAACAGCAGCTTTTCAAGGAGAAGATCCTAAAACTGGAGCCCTATGAGATCACTATGAATG GTTTCAATCTGTTTAAGACCTTCTTTGAGAACGTTAATCTGTGTGACCATCGCCTCAAACGCCAGGGAACTCAGCTG TGTGTGGAACGCCTTGACCTGGCAGGGATGGATTTTATCTGGCGCATCGCCATGGAAACCCCTGATGAAGAGATAGCCAATGAAGCAATCCAGCTCATTATTACATATAGCTACACCAACCTCAATCCCAAGATGAAGAAG GATTCTGTTTCTTTGCACAAGAAGTTCATCGCTGATTGTTACAAGCGATTAGAG GCAGCCAGCTCAGCCCTAGGTGGGCCTACTTTGACACATGCTGTTACTAGGGCAACCAAGATGCTGACGGCCACTGCCATGCCGACTGTGGCCACATCTGTACAATCACCATCCAGGTACAGAGGGGGGTTTGG ATCCACTAAGCTGGTGATAATTGAAAGACTGCTGCTATTGGCCGAACGCTACGTAATCACTATAGAG gATATGTACTCAGTTCCTCGCACTATTCTACCTCATGGGGCCTCATACAATGGACACCCTGTCACTCTTCACATCACCTATGAGTCAACCAAAGACACTTTCACCTTAGAG acCCACAGTAATGAGACAGTAGGAAGTATCCGATGGAAGATAGCTGAGCACTTGAGCTGTCCAGTGGATAATGTCCAGATCTTTGCTAATGACAGCGTG TTGACCATGAATCGAGACCAGAAGCTGCTGTCTCAGCTCGGTTTCAGTGATGAGCAGAGCCTGACTGTGAAGAGCTCGGGCACTGGCACTCCTTCTGGCAGCTCAGAGTCCTCAGCATCCGCCTCCAGCAGTTCCAGCTCCGCTGTCTTCAACTCTGCCTATGCCTTGGAGCAG GAGAAGTCCCTCCCTGGTGTGGTGATGGCTTTGGTGTGTAATGTGTTTGAGATGCTTTACCAGCTGGCTAACCTAGATGAATCCAG GATCACTCTTCGtgtgaggaagctgctgctgctgattccAACAGATCCAGAAGTGCAGGATGCTCTCGACAACTTTGTTCCCAAAGAATCTAGCGTCTGGAGCCACCAG AAGACACTGTTCCAGGCCACAGGCTCTCGTTCTCCATCTATGGCCTccaagcagcagcaccagcccAGTGCTGCGTCCATCTTGGAGTCCCTCTTCAGATCCTCGGCCCCGGGCATGTCCACCTTCAGAGTGCTATACAACCTGGAG gTGTTGAGTTCAAAGCTCATGCCCACATCGGATGATGAGATGGCCAAAACCAGCAGCAGGTCCTTCTGTGAGAACTTCCTTAAAGCAGGAGGCCTCAG TCTGGTGGTGAATGTTATGCAGAGAGATTCCATCCCATCAGAAGTGGACTATGAGACCCGACAAGGAGTCTACTCAATATGTCTTCAGCTGGCCAG GTTTCTTCTGGTTGGCCAGAGCATGCCTGCAGTGCtggatgatgatgtcatcagggatGGCGAGGCGCTGTCATCTCGTCCATTTCGTAACGCTGGACGGACTGGGCGACAGCTGTCTCTTTGTGGAACTCCAGAGAAGTCCTCCTACAGACAGATGTCTTTGTCTGAGCGCTCCTCCATAAGAGTCGAGGAAATCATACCGGCTGCTCGTGTAGCTATTCAG ACCATGGAGGTGGGTGACTTCACCTCCACTGTGGCCTGTTTCATGCGCCTGACCTGGGCGGCTGCAGCAGGCCGACTGGATCTGGTTGGCAGCCCGCAGCCACTCAGAGAGACCCACAGTTCCCTTCTGCCGCAGGGAGTCCGCACAAGAGTCAGCAGTACAG gaAGTAACTGCAGCTCCAGCAGTGAGGGCGAGACCACACCAACAGCATTGCATGCAGGGATATGTGTCAGACAGCAGAGTGTCTCTATCAAAGATGCCATCATCGCCCGCGAGGCTCTGTCACTGCTGGTTACCTGTCTGCAGTTACGCTGTCAGCAGCTAT GTTCTTTTTACAACCTCCCCTCCGTCAATGATTTCATCATCGATATTCTGCTGGGATCTCCCAGTGGAGAG ATCCGCCGTGTAGCTTGCGACCAGCTCTACACTCTGAGCCAGTCTGACACTTCAGCCTTCGCCGAAGTCCAGAAACCCAACTTGTTCCTCCTCTCAGTCATTCTCACTGCTCAGCTGCCATTATGGAGTCCTACATCTGTCATGAGGGGGGTCAACCAGAG GTTGCTGTCCCAATGCACTGAGTACTTTGACCTAAGATGTCAGCTTCTGGATGACCTAACCA CTTCAGAGATGGAGGTGGTAAAAGTGAGCGCAGCCACCATGCTGGAGGACGAGATCTCCTGGCTTGACAACTTTGAGCCTAGTTGGAGCTCTGAGATGGAGACTAGCGAGGCGGACAACATCCTCCTGGCAGGACACCTCCGACTCATCAAGACCTTGCTCTCACTCTGTGGCAATGAGAAGGAACATCTCGGTGAGCGCACACAAG GTCCATCTCTGATCCAGCAGTTGTTGGATGACTTCCTGTTTCGAGCCTCGCGCATCATCATCAACAGTTCAAACCCCACACCCTCCCCGGCCCCCAGCCACGACTTCCACCCCAA GTGCagcacagccagcagcaggcTGGCAGCCTATGAGGTGCTGGTGATGCTGGCAGACAGCTCTCTCCCAAATCTCCGACTGATCACCAGAGAGCTCATGTCCATGCACCACCAGTCTGATCCTTCCCTCTGCAAGGAGTTCGAT taTCTTCCCCCAGTAGAGAGCCGGTCAGTCTCAGGTTTCGTTGGATTGAAGAACGGTGGAGCCACATGTTACATGAATGCTGTGTTTCAGCAGCTCTACATGCAGCCTGGCCTACCAGAG GCTTTCCTGTCCATTGAGGATGACACCGATCAGCCAGAAGAGAGTGTCTTCTACCAGGTCCAGTCTTTGTTTGGCCACCTGATGGAGAGCAAACTGCAGTACTACGTACCTGAGAACTTCTGGAAG ATCTTCAAGATGTGGAACAAGGAGTTGTATGTACGAGAACAGCAGGATGCTTATGAGTTCTTCACTAGCCTGGTGGACCAGCTTGATGAACATCTCAAG AAAATGGGTCGAGAACAGatcttcaaaaacacatttcagggAATCTTCTCTGACCAGAAGATTTGTAAAGACTGTCCTCACCG GTACGAGCGTGAAGAGACATTCATGGCTTTGAACCTTGGAGTGACGTCTTGTCAAAGTTTAGAGATCTCATTGGACCAGTTTGTCAGAGGAGAGGTGCTAGAGGGCAGCAATGCCTACTACTGTGAGAAATGCAAAGAGAAG AGAACCACAGTGAAGAGGACGTGTATCAAATCCCTGCCTAGCGTTCTCTGTATTCACCTCATGCGCTTCGGCTTTGACTGGGAAAGCGGACGCTCCATCAAATATGATGAACAGATCAGG TTCCCCTGGGTGCTGAACATGGAGCCCTACACCGTTTCTGGAATGGCTCGTCAAGACTGCAGCGGAGATGGAGGCGAGGGGCGAGGCGATGGGACCTCAGGAGGGTCACCCAGGAAGAAAGTCACGATTTCTGAGAACTATGAACTCGTGGGAGTTGTTGTCCACAGTGGTCAGGCACATGCCGGACACTATTACTCCTTCATTAAAGATAGACG TGGTAGCGCCCGTGGACGTTGGTACAAGTTCAACGACAACGTGGTGGAGGAGTTTGATATGAATGATGAAACTTTGGAGTACGAGTGCTTTGGTGGAGAGTACCGTCCCAAAGTTTATGACCAAT ccaACCCATACCCTGATGTGCGGAGGAGGTACTGGAACGCCTACATGCTGTTCTATCAGAAGATCAGTGACCAGAACTCACCCGTCCTGCCCAAGAAAAGCAGAGTCAGCATCATGAGGCAGGAGGCTGAGGACCTCACACT GTCTGCCCCGTCCTCTCCCGATGTTTCCCCGCAGTCCTCTCCTCGCCCCCCCAGGGCCAACAATGACCGCCTCACCCTCCTCACCCGCCTAGTCCGCAAGGGAGAGAAGAAGGGCCTGTTTGTAGAGAAGATGCCCGCCAGCATCTATCAG aTGGTGAGAGATGAGAATCTCAAGTTTATGAGGAACAGAGACGTCTACAACAGCGACTACTTCAACTTCACCCTCTCCCTGGCTTCCGTCAACGCA acaAAGCTGAAGCATCCAGACTACCAGCCTATGGCCAAAGAGAGTCTTCAGCTGGCTgttcactttctctttcacaccTACCTGCACACCAAAAAGAAACTCCG GGTGGACACAGAGGAGTGGATGGCGACAGTGGAGGTGTTACTGTCTAAGAGCTGTGAAGCGTGCCAGTGGATGGTGCAGTACCTGGTTGGACCAGAGGGACGAGAGATCACCAG GGTTTGTCTGTTGGAGTGCAGTGTAAGAGAGGTGAGGGTGGTGGTAGCATCCATCCTTGAAAAGACTCTGGAGAGTGCGCTTCACTTTGGAGACCCGGGATTGGACAGCCTGACCGACGCCCTGCTTTCCTTATTGGACAAAGATGTTCCTGAGAATGTGAAAAACTGTGCACAGTACTTCGGCCTCTTCAGTAACTTCGCTCAGAGG ggTTGCGATCCTTGCCAGTTGTTGTTGAAACACTCAGCTTATCGCCGGATGCTCATCTTCCTGTTGGGACCCAATAGGCAAAACAACCAG AACCGGCGGTGGAGTCCTGCTCAGGCTCGGGAGTTCCTTCACCTCCACAGCACTCTGGCCCTCATCACTCTGCACTCTGACCTCAGCCCCCAGCGGACGCAGG CTCCAGGAGGGTTTAAACTGCGTGTGAGTAACGTCCTGTCCTCCACCCCGCTCCTCCCCCTCCATGCGGACATCCTGGCCTCACTCTTCACTCCAGAGGGACAGCCTTACCTTCTAGAG GTGATGTTCGCCATGCGTGAGTTGTCAGGTCCCCTGTCTCTCCTGATAGAGATGGTGACCTACAGTTCGTACTGTAACGAGCCCTTCTCACTGGGTGTGCTGCAGTTGCTCAAG ACCCAGCTGGAGACAGCTCCACCTCATGAACTGAAGAACATTTTTCAGATGCTGCAGGAGCTACTA GTAATGGAGGACCCTCTGCAATCCCAGAGACTCAAGTATGCATTTGAGTCAGAGAAAGGCCTTTTAG CTTTGATGCACCAGAGCAACAATGTGGACAGCAGACGCTGCTACCAGTGTGTGAAGTTCTTGGTCACATTGGCTCAGAA GTGTCCTCCAGCCAAGGATTACTTCAAGGACTTGTCTGGTCACTGGAGCTGGGCTGTACAGTGGCTACAAAAAAAG ATGACAGAACATTACTGGACTCCACAGAGCAACGTCTCCAATGAGACGTCCACCAATAAAACCTTCCAGCGTACTATCTCcgcacag GATACCTTGGCCTATGCCACAGCGTTGTTGAACGAAAAGGAGCAGTCTGGCAGCAGTAACGGCTCTGATGGCAGCCCAGCAAATGAAAACGCCGACCGCAGCCTCCGACAG GGGTCGGAGTCTCCCATGATGCTCGGCGATTCGAAGAGCGATCTAGAAGATGTAGACCCCTAG